The following proteins are co-located in the Burkholderia sp. HI2500 genome:
- the glpD gene encoding glycerol-3-phosphate dehydrogenase, with the protein MTQPNRYDLLVVGGGINGAGIARDAAGRGLSVMLCEQDDLASHTSSSSTKLIHGGLRYLEYNEFGLVRKALQERETLLRAAPHIMWPLRFVMPHMPNLRPAWLIRIGLFLYDHLAKRELLPGSRGIDMRRHAAGAPLIDSIKRGFVYSDGWVDDARLVVLNAMDAKERGAQILTRTKLVSAERRGDEWEARLQHADGSIRVVHARAIANAAGPWVGDVLKGALGRGAHHSVRLVKGSHIITRRLFDHDHAYIFQNPDKRIIFAIPYEHDFTLIGTTDVEYTNDPAKVAIDRDETQYLCDSINRYFKRKISPADVHWTYSGVRPLLEDENAANASAVTRDYRLELDDGAGAPLLSVFGGKITTFRKLAEEAGDMLCRVLGRDAKTWTAGVALPGGDIANAKFDAFADTFAKRHAWLPAALARRYARAYGTRAERVIDGAKSLADLGTEIAPGIYDAELRYLRDAEWATCAQDVLWRRSKLGLHVAPGTLDAVTAAVDAWFAAAHAPHA; encoded by the coding sequence GTGACCCAACCGAATCGCTACGATCTGCTCGTCGTCGGCGGCGGCATCAACGGCGCGGGCATCGCGCGCGATGCGGCCGGCCGCGGCCTGTCGGTCATGCTCTGCGAGCAGGACGATCTCGCGTCGCACACGTCGTCGTCCAGCACGAAGCTGATTCACGGCGGCCTGCGCTACCTCGAGTACAACGAGTTCGGGCTCGTGCGCAAGGCGCTGCAGGAGCGCGAGACGCTGCTGCGCGCGGCGCCGCACATCATGTGGCCGCTGCGCTTCGTGATGCCGCACATGCCGAACCTGCGTCCGGCCTGGCTGATCCGCATCGGCCTGTTCCTTTACGATCACCTCGCGAAACGCGAACTGCTGCCCGGCTCGCGCGGCATCGACATGCGCCGCCATGCGGCCGGCGCGCCGCTGATCGATTCGATCAAGCGCGGCTTCGTCTATTCGGACGGCTGGGTCGACGACGCGCGCCTCGTCGTGCTGAACGCGATGGATGCGAAGGAGCGCGGCGCCCAGATCCTGACGCGCACGAAGCTGGTGTCCGCCGAACGCCGCGGCGACGAATGGGAAGCGCGACTGCAGCACGCCGACGGCTCGATCCGCGTCGTGCATGCCCGCGCGATCGCGAACGCGGCCGGCCCGTGGGTCGGCGACGTGCTGAAAGGCGCGCTCGGCCGCGGCGCGCACCACAGCGTGCGGCTCGTGAAGGGCAGCCACATCATCACGCGCCGCCTGTTCGATCATGACCACGCGTACATCTTCCAGAACCCGGACAAGCGGATCATCTTCGCGATTCCGTACGAGCACGATTTCACGCTGATCGGCACGACCGACGTCGAATACACGAACGATCCCGCGAAGGTCGCGATCGATCGCGACGAGACGCAGTACCTGTGCGATTCGATCAACCGCTACTTCAAGCGCAAGATCTCGCCGGCCGACGTGCACTGGACCTACTCGGGCGTGCGCCCGCTGCTGGAAGACGAAAACGCCGCGAACGCATCGGCCGTCACGCGCGACTACCGCCTCGAGCTGGACGACGGCGCGGGCGCCCCGCTGCTGTCGGTGTTCGGCGGCAAGATCACGACGTTCCGCAAGCTCGCGGAAGAAGCCGGCGACATGCTGTGCCGCGTACTCGGCCGCGACGCGAAGACCTGGACGGCCGGCGTCGCGCTGCCGGGCGGCGACATCGCGAACGCGAAGTTCGACGCATTCGCCGATACGTTCGCCAAACGCCATGCGTGGCTGCCCGCCGCGCTCGCCCGCCGCTATGCCCGTGCATACGGCACGCGCGCGGAACGCGTGATCGACGGCGCGAAGTCGCTCGCCGATCTCGGCACCGAAATCGCACCGGGCATCTACGACGCCGAACTGCGCTACCTGCGCGACGCCGAATGGGCGACCTGCGCGCAGGACGTGCTGTGGCGCCGCTCGAAGCTCGGCCTGCACGTCGCGCCCGGCACGCTCGACGCGGTGACCGCCGCGGTCGACGCGTGGTTCGCCGCCGCGCACGCGCCGCACGCCTGA
- the glpK gene encoding glycerol kinase GlpK, translated as MQDQYILALDQGTTSSRAMLFDRQGNIVSIAQKEFEQIYPQPGWVEHDPQEIWSTQAGVAAEAVTRTGLNGTSIAAIGITNQRETTIVWDRETGQPVYNAIVWQDRRTADFCDALKAQGFEAKVRAKTGLPIDSYFSGTKIRWILDNVPGAREKAKQGKLAFGTVDSWLVWNFTKHELHVTDVTNASRTMLFNIHTREWDNELLDMLDIPRSMLPEVKASSEIYGHTKTTVFASKIPLAGIAGDQHAALFGQMCTTSGMVKNTYGTGCFLMMNTGDKPIESKNNLVTTIAWQIGDDVQYALEGSIFIAGAVVQWLRDGVGIIKSAAEIEALAASVPHTDGVYLVPAFAGLGAPHWNARARGSVFGVTRGTTSAHLARAALDSIAYQSLDVLAAMEADSGISIGELRVDGGASANDLLMQFQADLLGVDAVRPQITETTALGAAYLAGLAIGYWKNLDEVRDQWQLDRRFSPSMPKEHVERCMSGWQRAVRAAKAWADDAQ; from the coding sequence ATGCAGGATCAGTACATCCTCGCGCTTGACCAGGGCACCACGAGTTCCCGCGCGATGCTGTTCGATCGCCAGGGCAATATCGTTTCGATCGCCCAGAAGGAATTCGAGCAGATCTACCCGCAACCCGGCTGGGTCGAGCACGATCCGCAGGAAATCTGGTCGACGCAAGCCGGCGTCGCCGCCGAAGCCGTCACGCGCACGGGCCTGAACGGCACGTCGATCGCCGCGATCGGCATCACCAACCAGCGCGAAACCACGATCGTCTGGGATCGCGAGACGGGCCAGCCCGTCTACAACGCGATCGTCTGGCAGGATCGCCGCACGGCCGACTTCTGCGATGCGCTGAAGGCCCAGGGCTTCGAGGCGAAGGTGCGCGCGAAGACCGGCCTGCCGATCGATTCGTACTTCTCCGGGACCAAGATCCGCTGGATTCTCGACAACGTGCCGGGCGCACGCGAGAAGGCCAAGCAGGGCAAGCTCGCGTTCGGCACCGTCGACAGCTGGCTCGTGTGGAACTTCACGAAGCACGAACTGCACGTGACCGACGTGACGAACGCGTCGCGCACGATGCTGTTCAACATCCACACGCGCGAGTGGGACAACGAACTGCTCGACATGCTCGACATCCCGCGCAGCATGCTGCCGGAAGTGAAGGCATCGTCGGAAATCTACGGCCACACGAAGACCACCGTGTTCGCATCGAAGATCCCGCTCGCGGGCATCGCAGGCGACCAGCACGCGGCGCTGTTCGGCCAGATGTGCACGACGTCGGGCATGGTGAAGAACACCTACGGCACCGGCTGCTTCCTGATGATGAACACCGGCGACAAGCCGATCGAGTCGAAGAACAACCTCGTCACGACCATCGCCTGGCAGATCGGCGACGACGTGCAGTACGCGCTGGAAGGCAGCATCTTCATCGCGGGCGCGGTGGTGCAGTGGCTGCGCGACGGCGTCGGCATCATCAAGTCGGCCGCTGAAATCGAAGCGCTCGCCGCGAGCGTGCCGCACACCGACGGCGTCTACCTGGTGCCCGCGTTCGCCGGCCTCGGCGCACCGCACTGGAACGCGCGGGCGCGCGGCTCGGTGTTCGGCGTCACGCGCGGCACGACCTCCGCGCACCTCGCACGTGCGGCGCTCGATTCGATCGCGTACCAGTCGCTCGACGTGCTAGCCGCGATGGAAGCCGATTCGGGCATCAGCATCGGCGAGCTGCGCGTGGACGGCGGCGCGAGCGCGAACGACCTGCTGATGCAGTTCCAGGCGGACCTGCTCGGCGTCGACGCGGTGCGTCCGCAGATCACCGAGACGACCGCGCTCGGCGCGGCCTACCTCGCGGGCCTCGCGATCGGCTACTGGAAGAACCTCGACGAAGTGCGCGACCAGTGGCAGCTCGATCGCCGCTTCTCGCCGTCGATGCCGAAGGAGCACGTCGAACGCTGCATGTCGGGCTGGCAGCGTGCGGTGCGTGCCGCGAAGGCATGGGCCGACGACGCGCAGTAA
- a CDS encoding MIP/aquaporin family protein: MSPYIAEFIGTAILVLLGNGAVANVLLAKTKGKGADLIVIVMGWAMAVFVAVYVTASFSGAHLNPIVTISLALAGKFAWSKVGGYVLAQMLGGMAGALLVWLAYRQHFAKEADADLKLAVFCTAPAIRSVTHNVLTEAICTFVLILGVLYLASPQVGLGALDALPVGLLVLGIGISLGGPTGYAMSPARDLSPRIMHALLPIPGKRDSDWRYAWVPVVGPLLGGAAAAGLYLHLHTTI, from the coding sequence ATGTCACCTTATATTGCGGAATTCATCGGCACAGCGATCCTCGTGCTGCTCGGCAACGGCGCGGTCGCCAACGTGCTGCTTGCAAAGACCAAGGGCAAAGGCGCGGACCTGATCGTGATCGTGATGGGCTGGGCGATGGCCGTGTTCGTCGCCGTCTACGTGACCGCGTCGTTCAGCGGCGCGCACCTGAACCCGATCGTTACCATCAGTCTCGCGCTCGCGGGCAAGTTCGCGTGGTCGAAAGTCGGCGGCTACGTCCTCGCGCAGATGCTCGGCGGGATGGCCGGCGCGCTGCTCGTGTGGCTCGCCTATCGCCAGCACTTCGCGAAGGAAGCCGATGCGGACCTGAAGCTCGCGGTGTTCTGCACGGCGCCCGCGATCCGCAGCGTCACGCACAACGTGCTGACCGAAGCGATCTGCACGTTCGTGCTGATCCTCGGCGTGCTGTACCTCGCGTCGCCGCAAGTCGGCCTCGGCGCGCTCGACGCACTGCCCGTCGGCCTGCTCGTGCTCGGCATCGGCATCTCGCTCGGCGGCCCGACCGGCTATGCGATGAGCCCCGCGCGCGACCTGTCGCCGCGCATCATGCACGCGCTGCTGCCGATCCCCGGCAAGCGCGACAGCGACTGGCGCTATGCATGGGTGCCCGTCGTCGGTCCGCTGCTCGGCGGCGCCGCGGCGGCCGGCCTGTACCTGCACCTGCATACGACGATCTGA